A window of the Henckelia pumila isolate YLH828 chromosome 3, ASM3356847v2, whole genome shotgun sequence genome harbors these coding sequences:
- the LOC140889188 gene encoding uncharacterized protein produces the protein MYSDLGNASQIFELRSNLKELQQGSNSVTQYFTNLQDLWQKLDLFLGNTPTCADCSVKVRQNLEKERAFDFLAGLNRELDDVRGRVVAREPFPSPEDAFAEVRREDMRRKVMLPTSLPAASSSPEVSALISNKFNSLGQRQGKRPWCENCKRPGHTKDKCWEIYGKPVD, from the coding sequence ATGTATTCCGACCTTGGGAATGCCTCGCAAATCTTCGAGCTTCGTTCAAACCTCAAGGAACTACAGCAGGGTTCCAATTCCGTGACCCAATACTTCACTAATCTTCAAGACTTGTGGCAAAAGTTGGATCTTTTCCTGGGCAACACTCCAACTTGTGCTGATTGCAGCGTCAAAGTTCGTCAGAATCTGGAAAAAGAACGCGCCTTTGATTTCCTGGCAGGACTCAATCGGGAACTCGATGATGTTCGGGGCCGTGTTGTTGCACGAGAGCCATTCCCATCTCCTGAAGATGCATTCGCTGAAGTTCGACGTGAAGATATGCGCCGCAAAGTCATGCTTCCCACCTCCTTGCCAGCTGCATCTTCTTCCCCGGAAGTCTCTGCCTtgatctcaaataaattcaacagcctGGGCCAGCGTCAAGGCAAACGCCCTTGGTGCGAAAACTGCAAACGTCCTGGACATACCAAGGATAAGTGCTGGGAAATATACGGCAAACCAGTGGACTAG